Genomic segment of Anguilla rostrata isolate EN2019 chromosome 13, ASM1855537v3, whole genome shotgun sequence:
GAACACTGGTTACAGTAAGTGATGGTGTAATGAGACCTGGTGTACAGTAAGTATGGTGTACTACAGACCAGCTGGTGTACAGTAAGTAATGGTGTACTACAGACCTGGTGTACAGTAAGTAATGGTGTATAGCAGACGACTGATGGTGTATGCAGTAAGGAATGGTGTAATAGAGAACCTGGTGTACAGTAAGTGATGGTGTACTACAGACCTGGTGTACAGTAAGTGATGGTACAAGGAACACTGGACAGTAAGTGATGGTGTAATAAGAACCTGGTGTACAGTAGTATGGTGTAATAAGAACACTGGTGACAGTAATAGTGTATAGGACATGGTGTACGTAAGTGAGTGACTAGACATGTACATAGATGTGTAATAGACCGGGTAGTAAGTAATGGTGTACTAAGACCGCTGATGAGAGTACACTGACAGTAAGTAATGGTGTAATAGAGACCCTGAGGGCAGTACATAACAGTGAGTGGTGTAATAGAGACGCTGGTGTACAGTAAGTGATGGTGTACTACAGACCCGGTGACAGTAGGAGTACAAAAAGCAGTAAGTAATGGTGTACTACAGACCGCTGATGAGCAGTACATAAGCAGTAAGTAATGGTGTAATAGAGACGGCTGGCGTACAGTAAGTAATGGTGTACTACAGACCGCTGATGAGCAGTACATAAGCAGTAAGTAATGGTGTACTACAGACCGCTGATGAGCAGTACATAAGCAGTAAGTAATGGTGTAATAGAGACGGCTGGCGTACAGTAAGTAATGGTGTACTACAGACCGCTGATGAGCAGTACATAAACAGTGAGGAGTGGTGTACTAGAGACCGCTGATGAGCAGTACATAAGCAGTAAGTAATGGTGTAAGAGACGGCTGGACAGTAACTAAGAGTGGATTACTACAGACCGCTGATGAGCAGTACATAAGCAGTAAGTAATGGTGTACTACAGACCGCTGTTGAGTACATTAGCAGTAAGTAATGGTGTACTACAGACAGCTGATGAGCAGTACATAAGCAGTGAGTAATGGTGTACTACAGACCGCTGATGAGCAGTACATAAGCAGTAAGTAATGGTGTACTACAGACCGCTGATGAGCAGTACATAAGCAGTAAGTGATGGTGTACTACAGACCGCTGATGAGCAGTACATAAGCAGTAAGTGATGGTGTACTACAGACCGCTGATGAGCAGTACATAAGCAGTGGGGAGTGGCGTACTATCTGCTCGGAGGTGAGGCGCAGGGACTTGCGGTACATCTGGCTGATGCACTGCGCGGTGGACAGAGCCTCCGGCGAGCtgccctccctcgctctcccggAGTCCCCGTCGTCTTCGCTGGACGTCTGAGCCGCTTTCCCCCTGAGGAAGGCACACGCGGCTCGCCGTCAGCGCTTCAGCTCCACGCCTCGGCTCACACGACGCACAGGAGCGCAAAGCCAGCCGCCAGCGCGCCGAGCGGAACATCGACGACACCAGGACGACCTCACGCCAAAAAGGCAAAGGGAGCTTCGCCGTATCTCGGATGACGACACGTCGTACCGCGCCTGCCGTTTTGGCGAAGCAGCGGTCGGCGGGCGTGGCACGCCTCTGGCAGCGACGCACGCGCGCCTTGCGCCTAACAGCACAGCTGTCAGTTCTAAAAGCCGGGTGTGGGCTTTTCAAACAGCTGACGGGCCAatgcattcttaaaaaaaaactgttgccCAATGTGACGCCAAGTTGGAGATTTTTTTCTCGTGGGATGAATCACTGTtgtacgcacacagacacgccacGAGAACAAAGAAAGGTTTCCGACAACACAGCTCCATCACAAGGCGTTGGCAAGCGGTTACTAAGGATTTAACAGAGCCTGATGTTTTACGTCACCTAGCAGAGGCAGGCTTGTACAATCCAGAGATGACAATGTTATCAATTCAGAATGTGACTTTCAAACACAAGCTTTTGTTGGAAGGAGCGTAGCAGCGGAGGTGGGATTGCCACAGAACCTGCTAGACTTGTCGCAGCTGTGGAAGGAGTGCGAATGTGAATTGAGAAAGAGCTTTAAGGTGCTGCTTACTTTAAGGTAGAGGGACCCTGGTCTGAGGCCAGAGCACCCaactgctccccctgctggccgagCTTAGAACTGGTCTGCTGTAACTGGAGCTGAAAAATCCCAACAGCAGAATCagcctcataaaaaaaaatattctaaaaaagTGAATTCACGAAATACAACGGATGATCGTACAGCTTATTATCTTCAGTATTTTTCTGAGCGCAGCACTCCTAAGCTACACGTTTTCTTCTACAGCAAGGTCAAAACATTTCCCGCAAGAAACGCAAAACAGCACTTCCCTGCGTTCAGgatttaaatgcaaaactgaGAAGAGAACCAGCTTAACCAGCTATAAAATGAAGGGTTGTGATTCTCGCTGAAAGGAAGCCCCCGCCGCGTACCTGTTTAGTGTCCATGTCTCTCCGTCGCCAGGAGAACCACCAGCGCCCAGACTTCTTGGGCATCCTGTCTTTCACCAGCTGCTCTATGCTGCTCTGCAGAGGCAGAACCGGGGTTAGCCAAACGACACCACGGAACTTTCTAGAGATCATTCAGATTCAAGAGCCAGGAAATTTAACCATAACAACTGAAGTCACAAGAATGCATTTCAACTAAACCAAATACACACAGTTTATAATTACACACAAGACAattcaaactgaaatgtaaGTTAATTAAACAGGccatgtcttttaaaaaagcatactGAAATCTTTTCTAAAGCACTGCAAAAGTAGTAATAAAAATATCAGTACCTTTGGCAGGTTCTTCTGAAAGGCTTGCATTGACAAGATCATTGGAGCAGCCACAGCCCAGTTATAATAGCTGAACAACAGAAAGATTCAATATTACAGTAAATGAGGGGGTGTGTGAGAATCCACTGGATATGCACACCTTTTCCCAAGatattttattcaataatttcattattatcCAGGGGGTGAAGAATGAGGCAAAGGTGAAAATATTTAGCAGTAGAAGGCAAGCCGAGATGGTCTGAAGGGCTGGTTTCTTGTCATTATGCCTTCTGCTCCTACCACATTTTCCAATTTCTTATTGTAGGGTCAATTCGACAACACAACCTGAAGAGAATTTAAACCAACTAAATAATCATGCTGATCAACAGACTAACAGACACTGATCTTTCATAATTGTGGTTTCTCTTCAGCCATGTATAGTCTTTCCCAAATTTGCACGTACGCACGCAAAATACTTGCTTTGAGTTAATGCAGATGACCAGATTGGGGTCCTCAATAATCCCAGGGTTCTTGGCGAAATCCTGAAAACTGACGATGTGCTCCATGAATTTctctaaagagagagagagagtgagagagaaatctGTTAATTCATCAGTATTATAAACAACAGTAATAGAACAGTTACCATGATTGCCATTACCATTACTGCCATTATCACAACAATATGGTTACAGTACATGAAACTATTTGTTAATTTGgtgttgttgccattttcacagTCTTAAGCAATGTAAGTTACAATGTACAGCCATGGCTTTTCCAATAAACTGAATACGCATCTGAATCTGAGAGCAAAgcggccgccattttgttttttaaaccacGAAGCAGAGCGCCGCTACCTTTGTTGATGTGGCTGGTGTCCACTGCCCTGCCGCAGAGGGACATGGTGACGTCCAGCAGGTCGCCCGTGGAGTCCGACAGGTACTCCGTGCCGCTGTCCATCGCCCCGCTGCCCACCGACTGCGGGGACTGGTTTCCTGAGTGGGAgccgggctccgcccccgcccgaGACCCCGCCTCCGCCTCGCTGCGTACGGGAAACGGGAAGCGGGCGGGTTCGTTAGCGCGCAGGCCTTCAGCGCGAGCGCGTTTAGTCTCAATGCAGAACCGGCCCTCACGGGTGTTATCACCAGGGCTGTGTTCACTCCAGCTAAACGGCTCTCTCTCGCTGCGGGGTAGGgtaacaggaagaggaaacgaGCCGCGTACCTTTTAGGGAAATAGAGGGCTGCCACTTCCGGGTTGAGGTTAGACAGGTCATCCAGGTATATGTCAGAGGGGCCCAGGTGCTGGCTTCTTTTACCTGTGCCAAAGAGCAACTCAAcaacctctcaaacacattttaggcAAATGGACTTGGTGCTTTGATCAAATACCTGTATTTATAAAACAAGAGAATAATTTTACCACCGGTAGTCCAGAACCAAGCTAATAAGGTTCAAATCGCGATCAGTGAGGTTCGgctttaaatttgaattaagTACATTTCAActtaattaatttatcattcACGTTAGTCAGCCATTCAATAGAAAATGGTCCATCTCTATGTTTTCTTCTGCTCTCTCTAACTACAGGAATCTCTGGTTGCCATGGACTGTAGCCACAGAGTTGCCCTTGGTCATATCTCTGTTTGatgaaatgtacacattttgtatgcGTCAGCTACAATGGCAGAGAACTCTGAATGAGCTCTGGGATTGTTCCCACTGGCTCCGTATTTAGGGCTGACCGGTGTGGACTGCCTGTTCTCCTGTGTCCCTGcttacctttctttttttcctgtgagtCCGTTTTGGCTGCCGCCTCCGCCGAGCCGGCCTGGTTCTCCGGCTGCACCTCGTTCTCCCCGGCCTGGGCGGAGTCCGTCACCTTGACGACCTCGGCTTGGTCGCTTACGCTTAAGGGGGCCTGAGCCGCATCCTCCGTCGagccctgctcttcctcctcctcctcctccccagcccCCATGCAGAGCACAACCCCCCCGGCATCCCGGTCCCCCTGCCCCGCGCTCTCCGCCTCCCAGCCAGCCGGTCCCGGGGGGGCCGCCCCGTCCACAGCGCATTCGGCACCCCCCTCCAAGGAAGGGGGCTGCGCTTCCAGGAGGAGGGAGCCCTCCAGCTCGGGCTCCAAGGGGTCCTGGgatgggaggggcgggggctggtTTGGGGTGGAGTGGGAGGGTCCCGGCAGCTCctcggtgggcggggcttcccaGTGGGCGGTGCCGGGGCGGGGCTCGGGCCGGATCACGGTCACGCCTCCCCCCGGGCTCCCGCCGTCCGGCCCGGGCTCCGGGTCCATGTCGAAGGAGTCCTGGCGCTGGATGGTCCGGAAGTGCGTGCTCTGGGAGCAGGGCAGGGGGACGGGCAGGGGGGAAGAGCGCTGCACCTCCACCGGGCTCCACTCGCTCCTCTCGCTCCTGTCACACACCTGTGAGGGGCGGAGGCAGACAAACACATCACATCTCACACACCATCAGGACAGGAGAAATTAAAGTGCCATTCTGTGCCCACAATCCAGCACaaaattttcacttttcacttcCCCACCCGGTGACTGAGAAATCTTAAAGGACAGGGTGATGTGGAGTGCAACAAAGGTTTCTGAAGGGACCACAGCAAGAATCAGCTATTCTTTACTTCCTAAGCACTAATATACTCTGTAATACGTGAAATGCCTGTTTCTATTGCAAAGGATGCCAAATGTACGTCTGACAGACACCGAAACAGCCTTGTAAAAGAAGCATAACACCAATCTGCATAAATACTGCATAGCAGAGAATCTTATAGTGTCTACTATGCATTCTTAAACAAACAGGTTCAAGATTACATAAGAACTCTGTGTACTGTTTTTACCCCTTAAAAGAAAACCCTCCcgatgaaaccaaaataaatcttATTGTATTTCATCATGAGCTTTCAACAGGGTTCACAGTTAAGCACGGCACCAATTCAAGGACTAGGTTCTTTCAACGTCCCATTTCCTCAAATTCAAGGACCAAAAAACAACTATAACAGGCTATTTCAATAGTGAAACCGTAACACTGTTCAACTCCAACCCAACTCCAACCCTCCTGGGCAGAATGTGAATTCTTACCCATGATCGGTTTCTGACGGCAGCATTTTGAGAACCTAAAGCTTTTTCAAGAGTCCCAAAACAACCACAACTGAAACATAGTCATTTACGTTTATTTTATGGCAGGGCGACATACTGCAACAACAATTATTCACTGCAATAAAGATCACTGCCATCATGGGTGCACTGCCtcccttttttgtcttttcctctttaattatacctggTCCAGTAGTAAACGCCTAAACTTCAGACGGCACgtgaaaaaaactcaaataaaagcAATTCTGCCCAGCCCCAGGTACCCCAGTTAAAAATGTTATGCTGAGGAGATTCTCGCACCCGTGATTTCTATTTCTAAGTGTGAAGACCTGCAGGGTGGTGGAGCCCCCCTGGGCGTGGGCCCTCCTCACCTTGGGGAAGCCGCCCCAGTGCCACTGCATCTGCGGCCCGGCCGTCTCCTGGGGCTTGACCAGCAGCTCCGAGTCGCTCTTGGGGGAAGGAGGCCGGTCGCAGTACAGACTGAggagcagacacacaggaagcCCCGTCGTCAGGGTAACGAGGGTAAGCTGTCTATAACGGCAAGGGCTCTCTCAGTTCCGCAGCGCTACCTACATATTGCCTGCTTTTACGTTTCCGCAGGTTTtgaattttactgtgtgaactcaCACTTTACGAGGTGAACTCTGGATGAAACAGTTTGAGTGAAGTTGACATTTTACTGAACAGAAACTGCCCCTGAAGTCTTTGGGGTGGTATTTCAGAACTATTCGGCATCACCCTGATGTCCATAATGACTGCTCAGAACAATCTTTGAGAGcatgaaaggggaaaaaaatcccacactaatgtttttttatttttttacaatgatcAGTGTCAGATTTACAGTGATCAGTGCCCAATGCAATCAGTTAAAAATCATTTCTACGCTAGAAAACACAATTATATAAAGATAGTATCAAAATCTGCTTCTACATTATTGTGCAAAAGCAGACTTGTGCCTCTACAAACTAGTAGCCGAAGTCTCAAAAGTAAGCGAATCATCCATTTTAaaagactgaattaaaaaaaagaaagattgaaatgttaaaaacagaGCGACCCGTCGGGGCAGGACGGAAGAAGGGTGACTCTGCAGCTCACCTCTCGGAGGGGGACCACTCCCCGTCAGAGTGCGGGTGAACGTCCCGGGCCGGGGCGCCCGCCACCCCCTCAAACGGCTCCTCGCAGATGGAGTAGTACACGGACTTGCTGCGGGGACAGGAAAGAGCGGGCCGAATTAGCCATTACCCCTTCAGCAACAAGGCATCCCCGCCCAAGCCCAGCCTCCTGATGGGTACCATACACCCATTCAGGGTGAAGACGTGGGCTTCGCTACATAAAACAGTTCTATGGCAAATTTTCACATAAATCTCACGGCCTCATTGAAATACGAAACAGACTAGGCATGAAAAAGACGAGGAATCCCATACTAATAATTTATAATGCAGGCATGCTGTCATAAAGCAACGTTTGTGATGCACTACaggtttccatttgtttttaactGACGGGTCAGCAAATAATGCTATGCTGGAGACCTTGTAGTCCACTATCAGCGCTCCTCCATACGTGGGACACAGTTTGATGCTCCTTGAACCGTATGCATTTTGGGGGGCTCAGACCTGGCTAAAATGGGGGCGAGCGGCTCCTCCCGGAGCGCTTCGGCTTCGGTGGCGTCGCGGTCGTCGGAGGAGGAGCCGCCGTCCTCGCGCAGGTGGGAGTCGGAGCGGACGCGCTTGCGGCGGCGCTTCTTGCGGCGGCACAGGGCGCTCGGGGGCGACTCGGGGCTCTCCGGGCCCTCCgtggggatgggggaggtgCAGAGGTGCGCCGGGACCCTCTCCTGCCGAAAGAGGAAGCGGAGAGCTGCTTACGCCCGGCCAGGGACCGCGGCGACCGCGGAACCAACGCGCTAACGCGAGCCCGCTCACCTCCAGGTGCTCGTTCTCCTCCACGAAGAAGGCCTCTCCATTGTCCCCCAGCTTCATGTGCAGCTCTACGGGCTCCCCATTGATCTCAATGtccacctgtaacacacagccagtcagtaTGCCTGTAACACATAGCCAGTCAGTCCACCTTAACAAACAGCCAGTCAGtctgcctgtaacacacagccagtcagtcCACCTTAACAAACAGCCAGTCAGTCCACCTTAACAAACAGCCAGTCAGTCCACCTTAACAAACAGCCAGTCAGTCCACCTtaacacacagccagtcagtctgcctgtaacacacagccagtcagtcCACCTTAACAAACAGCCAGTCAGTCCACCTtaacacacagccagtcagtctgcctgtaacacacagccagtcagtcCACCTtaacacacagccagtcagtctgcctgtaacacacagccagtcagtcCACCTtaacacacagccagtcagtctgcctgtaacacacagtCAGTCCACCAGTAACAAACAGCCAGTCAGTCGACCAGTAACAAACAGCCAGTCACTCCACCCATAACAGTCAGTCCGTGGGTAACTCCACACGCCTTTGTGTGTAAGAAGGCAGCAGTGGGCTGGCAGATGGGCTCAGGTTCAGGCTCGGGCTCaggctcagactcagactcGGACTCAGGCGCTCACCACTTTCTCCTTGGAGCGCAGCACGCCCAGCTTGCCGAAGCGCACGTGGAAGGGCGAGCACTGCAGGGAGCCGTCGGGCTGGCGCACCACGATCACGTCGATGCCGCCGGTGAGCGTGGCCGGGTTCAGCCCCCGGTACAGCTCCTTCACCGTCACGAACACCGTCTCCGCCAGCTGGCCCACGTAGTTCATGGTCTGGGACTGCACCGGGGCGAGAGAGGGAACGAGCAGAGAGAGACCGGGACAGgcatggaggagagaggggaagggggggggggtgaggaggagaagacgagagggagagaaaggaaaagggcggggggagagggagagagaatgaagatAGAGACAAGAGAGGGCGAAAAAGTGACAGgccaggaagagagagggagagaaagagaaaggtatagaggggagagggagagggaatgaagagggacagaagagagggagagaaagggaaaggcatagaggaggggaggagcgggggaggaaagaaaaaggagaaaggtGATGAACAACAAGCCAAAACAGCCAGGGTGAAGCGCTCAGTACAGAGACTGGAGACTTGCTTACCCAACAGAGATGTGGCAAGATGCAAACTCACAGCAGGACAGCCAGTGTTCACCCCACCATACAACTGACAGCACAGCCCTCCCAACTGACACAGTAAAACAACGTCTCATTTCCCCTTTTTCTACGACAACAACAACCAtatgactaaaaaaaaacaaccatatgACTAATCTACTGAAATACTAACAAGAGCAGGGGTGTGCGATACTATATCATTCACGACAATAACGGTATAATTTCAAAGACAGCTATGCTTTTGACACATTGCAATATAGGTTACAAAAATATTAAGAAACTTTTGTGCCCGGTTGCACAAAACAACTTAACGTTTCAAACTTAAGTACGTCTCTCATGGCAACTCTTTCCCTAAGGTGAGGGAGACCTTTGGGTGAGTTGGTTAAAGCCTCTCAGATAGTTACTATGGTGACATATCAAGGTTACAATACGTAACAGGCTACAGGCCATATATTTTAGACGGTCTTTAATCGCAAAGCAGCAGTTATTCTCTTAGATGCGTATGGCGAACAAAAAAGTATTCTGCAAGAATTCAACATGGCCACCAACCTACATACTgatgaaatggcaaaaaaacaggCTAATTGATAAAATCAATGCGAGAAATGCTGATAAATCCTCGGTGaacaaggttaaaaaaataagaaacattgAACCTTGTTCACCGAGGATTTATCAGCATTTCTCGCATTGATTTTATCAATTAGcctgtttttttgccatttcatcAGTATGTATTGGCCGCAATAGgccaattattttacaaagactGTAATCAGCAACATCTGGACGTTTGTGGCCTTAATTGGGTCTGTGTTACGCCCAAAACGCTCCAATTTAAaaggatgtgacatcactgagctCCTACATGTAGGATTACTAACCATTCACAAGAAAACTACCCGGGGAGTGACAGAGAACATGACTGGGTGTTTGAGATCCCTTTGTCCAGACTGTCTGCATTCTGTTTCAAAGGAAGGTTGATTATTAACTCTGTAATAATGAATATGCGAAGCCAAAGGCAAACATATTTACACTGGACTAAAGGCCAAGTCACAGCCACTTGCCAAAAATAAAGTGTGACACAAACGGCGACGTTGCTGTGAAAAACGCTATAAAGTTCAGCTCAAAGCACCCAGTTCCCACCCTGCTATGACACAGGTCTGCTCTCCTACGGTAAAGTGCACCGCGGCTATGACACAGGTCTGCTCTCCTACGGTAAAGTGCACCGCGGCTATGACACAGGTCTGCTCTCCCACGGTGAAGTGCACCGCGGCTATGACACAGGTCTGCTCTCCCACGGTGAAGTGCACCGCGGCTGTGACCCACGGTCACCGTAACGCGAAAGAACGAACGCACAAGGCGGCGAGCCAAAAACCGTTCCGCGACATTTCGACGGTAAACATTAAGCCGTCCAAACGAGGTTCAGCGCCAACGCTCGTCTCCGTCTTTCTCCGGACGCGAAGTTTACTCCCACCGCTGCTGTACGGGTCATCGACCTCAAGCGGACGACATTACGAAATGCACAACTAAACCAAACGGGCAAGAACACGACCACTCTGAAGAGCGGGAAACTATAAAGCGCAATATAAAAAGGAACAATGTAAAGTCAAGGGAGCAGtgagacatacatacatacgccCTTCTCTGGAGGATGTCCTCGTGTGCACCCGGGCTGTAGCTACGGAGCGGGCTGACTGGAGGAGCGCCGCGCGCCTTCAGAGTCGCGCACGGTAACAAGCCGGCGGGCACCAGGCCAGAGGTGAAGGTCTGACGCTTATCTGCTGTTTACCGCTGAGTCACGGGAGGGCCCGTGATGTCACATCCCTCAGGGTCCGGTGACGCGTCCGACGGCCCCGCGAGGCGACGCCGCGATCCGCGGCGGGCGGGAGTtagcacgcacgcgcgcgctcGGGAACGAACGAGCCGCTTCGGCGCGGCGCGTAATCAATGCCTGAGGAAAAAGTCCAGCGGCGCCACGCAGGATTAGCCAACCGTGACCGGGGCAACGGGACAACAGAGTTAAAAGCGGACCAATGGGGAGAGACAGCTGACCGTCTGCCTGACCTGTATGCCGTTATTACCAATCGACTCAGTTCGAGCAACAACCGAGAAAGCGAGTAATTTGGCTAAATAGAAGGGAAAAGTGAATTTTCCTGTGAATTTACTAAATGCTTTCGTTTCAATAAGGTAGCGCACTGTATATAGGGCTAATGTTGCCGTTCGTATTATTACTGAAAGGACGTCCAAAATAaagatatgaaaaatataaaaacataaaaagctgCCCCTGGAGTTTTGGGGCCCTCAAAAACGAGAGCGGGTGTAAATGCATTCCAAGCGCCCGGAAGACCACACGCGTGGCTCTGTGGAGCAGTGAATCTGAAAGGGCGGATGTTTGGGTATTTATGGGTCTTGGCTCATGAGGAGCCGCGGCTCTGCAATGCCGCACGTGCCTCGCTGCAGAACCGCAACAGCCTGACGCTCAACATCAACTCAGGCATCGCCAATCGGCACAAAGGTCGGCGCCAACGGAACAGGGCAAACGAGTGAGATTCACCAGGCGGCCTGACCTGCGGCAACGCGATTCTGAAACGTTCAAAGAGACTTAAACCACTCTgggactgctgggtggctcacttTTTGTTCTAACCCAACCCATgctaaggctgtcaaaagtgccatgaaattgagttcgaatattagctttCGTAATCAGTTcgagtttgaatatatttgaatatcatttgcctataatttaaaaaaaataagctgcttattgccGGGCGCAtgatgcacgtgacgctccctctaaactggcctgcgcgttattttccaaaagcgggcagtagaatagaggacatcggtgaactttaatactaggttactacatctggggcctcatttacaaaacgtattttagatcaatggtgTGGCGCgtgcgtagaaaatcacgtcaaagtagtgatttataaaatctCAACATGACTttatttgaccgtggaaacagctgtggctctacgtcaggtcttcacttgacggACGCACGCAAGTTAATTTTAtgaatgagccccctgcagtttctatagcctaatgcacaaatgaataaagcactttctcatggatgtaatttgccacaactctgcatttattaatcacaataatagggaaatgattgtttataggaaatccctgtttatttcttaacacaaaaccTATTCAAatggctaatacctgtagcctaaaacaacataaacaaactaaaacagaGTATGTAATTTAACTTCTTttatcatccaattttatcaaaaacttcagaacagaaaggaaacatagcctgccatgggaacttTATTCAGCCTAAATTGTTatctgaccagatctgttgaacgaagtgaaaaaagagactggctcgcgaggctagctgaccagtaacgtgtccatggagctgaaagtatcatcggaggttattggcaaggaaaaccagacgatccacttgctctgggtccagggcagaacgttttttgttgacagaggaagtaacgcacaggaaatgaactttgcgtgcatgaacatgattcgccgcatgaaattaaagcctgtatattcttcatgttaattacaaaacgcagaatccaaaactaatattaaaatgctcaaatttaggtttgaacttaaaaaaagaaaagattttcgaatagttttcgaacttcaaatattttttgacagccctaaccTATGCCTCTGCCAAATGCAGCAGACAGCCGAAAATGGGTGG
This window contains:
- the LOC135237541 gene encoding phosphatidate phosphatase LPIN3-like, which gives rise to MNYVGQLAETVFVTVKELYRGLNPATLTGGIDVIVVRQPDGSLQCSPFHVRFGKLGVLRSKEKVVDIEINGEPVELHMKLGDNGEAFFVEENEHLEERVPAHLCTSPIPTEGPESPESPPSALCRRKKRRRKRVRSDSHLREDGGSSSDDRDATEAEALREEPLAPILASKSVYYSICEEPFEGVAGAPARDVHPHSDGEWSPSESLYCDRPPSPKSDSELLVKPQETAGPQMQWHWGGFPKVCDRSERSEWSPVEVQRSSPLPVPLPCSQSTHFRTIQRQDSFDMDPEPGPDGGSPGGGVTVIRPEPRPGTAHWEAPPTEELPGPSHSTPNQPPPLPSQDPLEPELEGSLLLEAQPPSLEGGAECAVDGAAPPGPAGWEAESAGQGDRDAGGVVLCMGAGEEEEEEEQGSTEDAAQAPLSVSDQAEVVKVTDSAQAGENEVQPENQAGSAEAAAKTDSQEKKKGKRSQHLGPSDIYLDDLSNLNPEVAALYFPKSEAEAGSRAGAEPGSHSGNQSPQSVGSGAMDSGTEYLSDSTGDLLDVTMSLCGRAVDTSHINKEKFMEHIVSFQDFAKNPGIIEDPNLVICINSNYYNWAVAAPMILSMQAFQKNLPKSSIEQLVKDRMPKKSGRWWFSWRRRDMDTKQLQLQQTSSKLGQQGEQLGALASDQGPSTLKGKAAQTSSEDDGDSGRAREGSSPEALSTAQCISQMYRKSLRLTSEQIERLNLREGANTVVFSVTTQYQGTCRCEAAIYLWNWDDQVVISDIDGTITKSDALGHILPQLGKDWTHHGIARLYHKIHQNGYKFLYCSARAIGMADITKGYLQWVNDRGIVLPKGPVLLAPSSLFSALHREVIEKKPEVFKVACLTDIRDLFNPHRQPFYAAFGNRTNDAYAYKQVGVIEARIFTVNPRGELIQEKTKGNKSTYSRLSELVDHVFPLIVRGRTSSFDYPEFSHFSFWREPLPPVDLSALL